Proteins from a single region of Arctopsyche grandis isolate Sample6627 chromosome 1, ASM5162203v2, whole genome shotgun sequence:
- the LOC143915292 gene encoding transmembrane protein 242, whose translation MDLPEEKIPNPKVPDPERLERFKAGAFLATIAGVSMFAGFGFTLAAAKKKDPHFFNKGVIPSVELADTGAILALRALGWGTAYAIGGTSLLCYGMWKLSGAKDLKDFRIRMGNILPKIPKNDPPQSRTEFSGLNDLLNYVSTEKFGKS comes from the exons ATGGATCTTccggaggaaaaaatcccaaaccCTAAAGTTCCCGATCCGGAACGATTGGAAAGATTCAAAG CTGGCGCTTTCCTCGCTACTATAGCAGGCGTGTCTATGTTTGCTGGATTTGGATTTACTTTAGCAGCAGCAAAGAAAAAAGATCCCCATTTTTTCAATAAAG GAGTCATACCAAGTGTAGAATTAGCCGACACTGGTGCAATTTTGGCACTACGAGCCTTAGGATGGGGGACTGCTTATGCGATAGGAGGAACTTCGTTATTATGCTACGGAATGTGGAAACTATCAGGAGCTAAAGAC CTCAAAGATTTTAGAATAAGAATGGGCAATATCTTACCGAAAATACCTAAAAACGACCCACCCCAGTCGAGAACAGAATTCAGCGGATTGAATGATCTACTTAATTACGTGTCTACAGAAAAATTTGGaaaatcataa